A region from the Linepithema humile isolate Giens D197 chromosome 1, Lhum_UNIL_v1.0, whole genome shotgun sequence genome encodes:
- the LOC105668796 gene encoding leukocyte receptor cluster member 8 homolog isoform X1, with protein sequence MYIERSVKVENRSDGFYQKLIILLSSFTHGSTREGEALSQKKQQPFHSQQQQQIGAGPMANMAWQYPTNNMHNMFPPFPGQMYAGPGYQGVPHQGQMFNYYQTMMPGYGQTFNPQQMQQQQQQQQQQQQQQQQQQQQQQQQQQQQQQGNNQTKQQLHQQPPIPGTPMALDEDSDLPPLPPGPPPAVQQTPQHNNHMQQQQMSYPGLMYNSFPYNNWNAMHNTSQYNGQIRFNLPNKKTGLGYTPSGNSGAAKKKRKRNKNLAAQFNNSFQENTPTIGPFMPNGPNAKSVELPPLPPAQCEVAAPPPPSEEPPPSAVVPVTKASKNAVSSASVASSITTTPSPVGDWPDSLKNYVNRCYEKCKTAVDKDQVEIILKGKITRAANDGSLWVKDWDKEPLPSIHSERMTMIIKPQKPALKLANPLASPLVNAQGGLRKPGLSSSLGARLGARLSVTHSRRSRSRSRSRSRSRSRSKSRSRSRSRSRSRSRSTRSRTRSPPSRRYNRRSTSSSSNISDREHDYKAVKVKKSARNNNKANHNNKKTKKIKQNKSHFYSEFGLATGNADELGTKEKLQQRAARFNDGVSRTVASSVSVRDDPNSVDFDFTGLHIVGTCKDLEKPYLRLTSAPAPSAVRPVSVLQNSLAHVKKRWLADQDYRYACDQLKSIRQDLTVQGIRDAFTVHVYETHARVALERGDHEEFNQCQTQLKMLYQDLGGENRCEFVAYRILYYIFTKNTQDMTTILAALTAEDKNDECIKHALKIRSAWWLGNFHAFFKLYRTAPRMSAFLMDWFVARERKKALKFMIKSYRQNLAVHFVVAELAFESSDKFYEFVSEFGLVYADLIRQQIDCKASSGSLGGW encoded by the exons atgtatatagagcGCAGTGTCAAAGTTGAAAATAGAAGTGACGGATTCTATCAGAAATTAATCATATTGTTATCGAGTTTCACGCACGGCTCTACTCGCG AGGGCGAGGCTTTGTCGCAGAAGAAGCAGCAACCATTTCACtcgcagcaacagcagcaaatCGGAGCAGGCCCGATGGCGAATATGGCGTGGCAATATCCTACGAATAATATGCACAACATGTTTCCTCCTTTCCCAGG gcAAATGTATGCAGGCCCAGGATATCAAGGTGTGCCGCACCAGGGACAGATGTTTAACTATTATCAAACGATGATGCCTGGATATGGTCAGACTTTTAATCCACAGCAAatgcagcagcaacaacaacagcaacagcagcagcagcaacaacaacagcagcagcagcagcagcaacagcagcagcagcagcagcaacagcagggGAACAATCAAACAAAACAGCAGTTACATCAACAACCTCCTATACCTGGAACTCCGATGGCACTGGATGAGGATTCAGATCTTCCTCCGCTGCCACCAGGTCCACCGCCAGCGGTTCAACAGACTCCACAACATAACAATCACATGCAACAACAGCAGATGTCTTATCCGGGACTTATGTACAACTCGTTCCCCTACAATAATTGGAATGCAATGCACAATACTTCTC AATACAACGGACAGATCCGTTTCAATCTGCCGAACAAGAAAACAGGTCTTGGATATACGCCATCCGGCAATAGTGGTGCCGCGAAGAAAAAGCGTAAGCGGAACAAAAATTTAGCAGCTCAATTCAACAATAGCTTTCAGGAAAACACTCCAACAATCGGCCCCTTCATGCCTAATGGGCCCAACGCGAAGTCAGTGGAACTGCCGCCGTTGCCGCCCGCGCAGTGTGAGGTGGCAGCTCCTCCGCCTCCGAGTGAGGAACCACCGCCTAGTGCCGTCGTGCCTGTCACCAAGGCGTCCAAGAACGCGGTTTCCAGTGCCAGCGTCGCTTCTTCTATCACGACCACTCCCAGTCCGGTGGGAGACTGGCCTGACAGTTTGAAGAATTACGTGAACCGATGTTACGAGAAATGTAAGACGGCGGTCGATAAGGATCAAGTCGAGATCATATTGAAGGGAAAAATCACGCGCGCTGCGAACGACGGTTCGCTCTGGGTGAAAGACTGGGATAAGGAACCTCTGCCCAGCATCCACAGCGAACGCATGACTATGATAATCAAACCTCAGAAGCCGGCGTTAAAGTTGGCGAATCCTCTGGCCAGCCCACTGGTCAATGCACAGGGAGGCCTGCGCAAGCCCGGCCTCTCCAGCTCTCTCGGGGCTCGGCTTGGCGCGCGTCTCTCTGTGACACACAGCAGGCGGTCGAGGTCGAGGTCGAGATCTAGGTCGAGGTCAAGATCAAGATCCAAGTCGAGGTCGCGATCCCGTTCGCGGTCACGCTCGAGATCAAGGTCGACGCGTTCGCGCACACGTAGCCCGCCATCGCGCAGATACAACAGGCGCAGCACATCTTCGTCGTCGAACATTAGCGATCGGGAACACGATTACAAGGCAGTCAAAGTGAAAAAATCCGCGCGCAACAACAACAAAGCGAATCACAACAACAAGAAGACAAAGAAGATTAAGCAGAATAAGTCACATTTCTATTCCGAGTTTGGTTTAGCTACAGGCAATGCGGACGAGTTGGGCACCAAGGAGAAGCTGCAGCAACGCGCTGCCAGATTCAACGACGGCGTTTCCAGGACGGTGGCCAGCAGTGTCAGCGTTAGAGACGATCCGAACTCGGTCGACTTCGACTTTACCGGACTCCACATCGTCGGCACGTGCAAGGATCTAGAGAAGCCTTATTTGCGTCTCACATCG GCTCCTGCTCCTTCTGCAGTTCGACCGGTAAGTGTACTTCAAAATTCTTTGGCCCATGTCAAGAAACGTTGGTTAGCCGACCAGGACTACAGATATGCTTGCGATCAACTGAAATCCATTCGGCAAGATCTTACCGTGCAAGGTATCCGGGACGCGTTTACAGTTCATGTATACGAAACTCACGCTCGTGTAGCTTTAGAACGCGGCGATCATGAAGAATTCAATCAATGTCAAACACAGCTGAAGATGTTGTATCAGGATCTTGGGGGCGAAAACCGATGCGAGTTCGTCGCGTATCGCATACTCTATTACATCTTCACAAAAAATACTCAAG ACATGACGACAATTTTAGCAGCACTTACGGCAGAGGACAAGAACGATGAGTGTATAAAGCATGCATTGAAAATACGCTCGGCGTGGTGGTTGGGTAACTTCCATGCTTTCTTCAAACTATATAGAACGGCACCACGAATGTCCGCCTTTTTAATGGATTGGTTTGTCGCGAGAGAACGGAAGAAGGCATTGAAATTCATGATAAAGTC CTACCGGCAAAATTTGGCGGTTCATTTCGTCGTAGCGGAATTGGCCTTTGAGTCTTCAGACAAGTTTTATGAATTTGTCAGTGAGTTCGGCTTGGTTTACGCTGATCTCATTCGACAGCAAATCGACTGCAAGGCGAGCAGTGGTAGTCTAGGTGGTTGGTAG
- the LOC105668796 gene encoding leukocyte receptor cluster member 8 homolog isoform X2, whose protein sequence is MSEGEALSQKKQQPFHSQQQQQIGAGPMANMAWQYPTNNMHNMFPPFPGQMYAGPGYQGVPHQGQMFNYYQTMMPGYGQTFNPQQMQQQQQQQQQQQQQQQQQQQQQQQQQQQQQQGNNQTKQQLHQQPPIPGTPMALDEDSDLPPLPPGPPPAVQQTPQHNNHMQQQQMSYPGLMYNSFPYNNWNAMHNTSQYNGQIRFNLPNKKTGLGYTPSGNSGAAKKKRKRNKNLAAQFNNSFQENTPTIGPFMPNGPNAKSVELPPLPPAQCEVAAPPPPSEEPPPSAVVPVTKASKNAVSSASVASSITTTPSPVGDWPDSLKNYVNRCYEKCKTAVDKDQVEIILKGKITRAANDGSLWVKDWDKEPLPSIHSERMTMIIKPQKPALKLANPLASPLVNAQGGLRKPGLSSSLGARLGARLSVTHSRRSRSRSRSRSRSRSRSKSRSRSRSRSRSRSRSTRSRTRSPPSRRYNRRSTSSSSNISDREHDYKAVKVKKSARNNNKANHNNKKTKKIKQNKSHFYSEFGLATGNADELGTKEKLQQRAARFNDGVSRTVASSVSVRDDPNSVDFDFTGLHIVGTCKDLEKPYLRLTSAPAPSAVRPVSVLQNSLAHVKKRWLADQDYRYACDQLKSIRQDLTVQGIRDAFTVHVYETHARVALERGDHEEFNQCQTQLKMLYQDLGGENRCEFVAYRILYYIFTKNTQDMTTILAALTAEDKNDECIKHALKIRSAWWLGNFHAFFKLYRTAPRMSAFLMDWFVARERKKALKFMIKSYRQNLAVHFVVAELAFESSDKFYEFVSEFGLVYADLIRQQIDCKASSGSLGGW, encoded by the exons ATGTCAGAGGGCGAGGCTTTGTCGCAGAAGAAGCAGCAACCATTTCACtcgcagcaacagcagcaaatCGGAGCAGGCCCGATGGCGAATATGGCGTGGCAATATCCTACGAATAATATGCACAACATGTTTCCTCCTTTCCCAGG gcAAATGTATGCAGGCCCAGGATATCAAGGTGTGCCGCACCAGGGACAGATGTTTAACTATTATCAAACGATGATGCCTGGATATGGTCAGACTTTTAATCCACAGCAAatgcagcagcaacaacaacagcaacagcagcagcagcaacaacaacagcagcagcagcagcagcaacagcagcagcagcagcagcaacagcagggGAACAATCAAACAAAACAGCAGTTACATCAACAACCTCCTATACCTGGAACTCCGATGGCACTGGATGAGGATTCAGATCTTCCTCCGCTGCCACCAGGTCCACCGCCAGCGGTTCAACAGACTCCACAACATAACAATCACATGCAACAACAGCAGATGTCTTATCCGGGACTTATGTACAACTCGTTCCCCTACAATAATTGGAATGCAATGCACAATACTTCTC AATACAACGGACAGATCCGTTTCAATCTGCCGAACAAGAAAACAGGTCTTGGATATACGCCATCCGGCAATAGTGGTGCCGCGAAGAAAAAGCGTAAGCGGAACAAAAATTTAGCAGCTCAATTCAACAATAGCTTTCAGGAAAACACTCCAACAATCGGCCCCTTCATGCCTAATGGGCCCAACGCGAAGTCAGTGGAACTGCCGCCGTTGCCGCCCGCGCAGTGTGAGGTGGCAGCTCCTCCGCCTCCGAGTGAGGAACCACCGCCTAGTGCCGTCGTGCCTGTCACCAAGGCGTCCAAGAACGCGGTTTCCAGTGCCAGCGTCGCTTCTTCTATCACGACCACTCCCAGTCCGGTGGGAGACTGGCCTGACAGTTTGAAGAATTACGTGAACCGATGTTACGAGAAATGTAAGACGGCGGTCGATAAGGATCAAGTCGAGATCATATTGAAGGGAAAAATCACGCGCGCTGCGAACGACGGTTCGCTCTGGGTGAAAGACTGGGATAAGGAACCTCTGCCCAGCATCCACAGCGAACGCATGACTATGATAATCAAACCTCAGAAGCCGGCGTTAAAGTTGGCGAATCCTCTGGCCAGCCCACTGGTCAATGCACAGGGAGGCCTGCGCAAGCCCGGCCTCTCCAGCTCTCTCGGGGCTCGGCTTGGCGCGCGTCTCTCTGTGACACACAGCAGGCGGTCGAGGTCGAGGTCGAGATCTAGGTCGAGGTCAAGATCAAGATCCAAGTCGAGGTCGCGATCCCGTTCGCGGTCACGCTCGAGATCAAGGTCGACGCGTTCGCGCACACGTAGCCCGCCATCGCGCAGATACAACAGGCGCAGCACATCTTCGTCGTCGAACATTAGCGATCGGGAACACGATTACAAGGCAGTCAAAGTGAAAAAATCCGCGCGCAACAACAACAAAGCGAATCACAACAACAAGAAGACAAAGAAGATTAAGCAGAATAAGTCACATTTCTATTCCGAGTTTGGTTTAGCTACAGGCAATGCGGACGAGTTGGGCACCAAGGAGAAGCTGCAGCAACGCGCTGCCAGATTCAACGACGGCGTTTCCAGGACGGTGGCCAGCAGTGTCAGCGTTAGAGACGATCCGAACTCGGTCGACTTCGACTTTACCGGACTCCACATCGTCGGCACGTGCAAGGATCTAGAGAAGCCTTATTTGCGTCTCACATCG GCTCCTGCTCCTTCTGCAGTTCGACCGGTAAGTGTACTTCAAAATTCTTTGGCCCATGTCAAGAAACGTTGGTTAGCCGACCAGGACTACAGATATGCTTGCGATCAACTGAAATCCATTCGGCAAGATCTTACCGTGCAAGGTATCCGGGACGCGTTTACAGTTCATGTATACGAAACTCACGCTCGTGTAGCTTTAGAACGCGGCGATCATGAAGAATTCAATCAATGTCAAACACAGCTGAAGATGTTGTATCAGGATCTTGGGGGCGAAAACCGATGCGAGTTCGTCGCGTATCGCATACTCTATTACATCTTCACAAAAAATACTCAAG ACATGACGACAATTTTAGCAGCACTTACGGCAGAGGACAAGAACGATGAGTGTATAAAGCATGCATTGAAAATACGCTCGGCGTGGTGGTTGGGTAACTTCCATGCTTTCTTCAAACTATATAGAACGGCACCACGAATGTCCGCCTTTTTAATGGATTGGTTTGTCGCGAGAGAACGGAAGAAGGCATTGAAATTCATGATAAAGTC CTACCGGCAAAATTTGGCGGTTCATTTCGTCGTAGCGGAATTGGCCTTTGAGTCTTCAGACAAGTTTTATGAATTTGTCAGTGAGTTCGGCTTGGTTTACGCTGATCTCATTCGACAGCAAATCGACTGCAAGGCGAGCAGTGGTAGTCTAGGTGGTTGGTAG
- the Pka-R1 gene encoding cAMP-dependent protein kinase type I regulatory subunit isoform X2 has protein sequence MMNEEQAHDAKQQIATSPEDTEDMPAGQQGPQVPRRRGGISAEPVSEEDATSYVKKVVPKDYKTMAALSKAIAKNVLFAHLDENERSDIFDAMFPVTFLPGEAIIRQGDEGDNFYVIDQGEVEIFVNGELATTIGEGGSFGELALIYGTPRAATVRAKTDVKLWGIDRDSYRRILMGSTIRKRKMYEEFLSRVSILESLDKWERLTVADALEPVAFDDGETIVRQGEPGEDFYIIVEGTAVVLQQRSEGDEPAEVGRLGPSDYFGEIALLLDRPRAATVVARGPLKCVKLDRARFERVLGPCADILKRNITQYNSFVSLSV, from the exons ATGATGAACGAG GAACAAGCTCACGATGCCAAACAGCAGATCGCCACAAGTCCCGAGGATACAGAGGACATGCCTGCGGGCCAGCAGGGCCCGCAGGTGCCGCGACGGCGGGGCGGAATCTCGGCGGAGCCGGTCTCCGAGGAAGACGCCACCAGCTACGTGAAGAAAGTCGTACCCAAAGATTACAAAACGATGGCTGCCCTGAGCAAGGCCATCGCCAAGAACGTGCTGTTCGCGCATCTGGACGAGAACGAACGTTCCGACATATTCGACGCGATGTTTCCTGTGACCTTTCTGCCTGGCGaggcgattattcgtcaag GCGACGAGGGTGACAACTTCTACGTGATCGACCAAGGAGAAGTGGAGATATTTGTCAACGGCGAGCTGGCGACGACGATCGGCGAAGGTGGCAGCTTCGGTGAGCTCGCGTTAATTTACGGAACTCCGCGTGCCGCGACGGTCAGAGCGAAGACCGATGTGAAGCTCTGGGGCATCGACAGGGACTCCTATCGCAGAATTCTTATGGGCTCCACCATAAGAAAGCGGAAAATGTACGAAGAATTTCTCTCCAGAGTCTCAATATTGG AATCATTGGATAAATGGGAAAGACTCACGGTGGCGGACGCTCTAGAACCTGTAGCATTCGACGACGGAGAAACGATAGTCCGACAGGGTGAACCGGGCGAAgacttttatataatcgtTGAAGGAACGGCGGTGGTCCTTCAACAACGCTCGGAAGGAGATGAGCCCGCGGAAGTTGGCCGTTTAGGACCATCCGACTACTTCG GGGAAATAGCGCTATTGTTGGACAGGCCCCGAGCAGCGACTGTGGTGGCAAGAGGTCCGTTGAAGTGCGTGAAACTGGATCGGGCACGGTTCGAGCGGGTCTTAGGCCCGTGCGCCGATATCCTGAAACGCAACATCACCCAGTATAACAGCTTCGTGTCCCTCTCCGTTTAA